One window of the Eucalyptus grandis isolate ANBG69807.140 chromosome 6, ASM1654582v1, whole genome shotgun sequence genome contains the following:
- the LOC104448439 gene encoding probable ubiquitin-conjugating enzyme E2 25 isoform X1 has protein sequence MMGHPKHPKGQSYKHSAYTSYVSPLQSSVHILPVEEEDGKFPDDLTEDQGDGFEEEVMRKLKLFKQFDTVQDHSDHHYTSDSCGAKQPPKNWAKRIQEEWKILEKDLPDTIFVRVYETRMDLLRAVMIGAEGTPYHDGLFFFDVSFPSGYPGVPPKVYYHSGGLRINPNLYNCGKVCLSLLGTWSGQHKNEKWIPGVSTALQVLVSIQGLILNSKPYFNEPGYERSMNTEQGESTAMTYNEDTFILSLRTMIYNMKKPPKVTLVLRIFCRSVYNYRANMVLVRLRQLHRLL, from the exons ATGATGGGCCATCCTAAGCATCCCAAGGGTCAATCATATAAACATTCTGCTTATACTAGTTATGTGTCGCCTTTGCAATCCTCTGTACATATCCTTCCCGTGGAAGAGGAAGACGGCAAGTTTCCTGATGATTTGACAGAAGATCAGGGTGATGGTTTTGAAGAGGAAGTTATGAGAAAGCTGAAGCTTTTTAAACAATTCGACACTGTTCAAGATCATTCTGATCATCATTATACAAGTGATAGTTGTGGAGCGAAGCAA CCTCCAAAAAACTGGGCGAAGAGAATACAGGAGGAGTGGAAGATTCTTGAGAAGGATTTGCCAG ATACCATTTTTGTAAGGGTTTATGAAACACGAATGGATCTCTTGAGGGCTGTAATGATTGGAGCTGAAGGCACCCCTTACCACGAcggtcttttcttctttgatgtTTCCTTTCCTTCCGGTTATCCTGGTGTACCTCCA AAAGTTTACTATCATTCTGGTGGGCTTCGCATCAATCCAAATCTGTATAACTGTGGGAAGGTATGCCTCAGCCTCCTTGGCACTTGGTCTGGTCAACACAAGAATGAGAAGTGGATTCCTGGCGTTTCAACTGCACTGCAAGTTCTGGTATCCATACAGGGGCTTATACTAAACTCAAAGCCCTATTTTAATGAGCCTGGATATGAGAGGTCAATGAACACTGAGCAGGGAGAATCGACAGCGATGACATATAATGAAGATACATTCATCCTTTCACTGAGAACAATGATATATAATATGAAGAAGCCTCCTAAGGTAACGCTTGTTTTGCGCATCTTCTGCAGATCTGTTTATAACTACAGGGCAAATATGGTACTTGTTCGCCTTAGACAATTACATAGACTATTGTGA